In Poecilia reticulata strain Guanapo linkage group LG17, Guppy_female_1.0+MT, whole genome shotgun sequence, the following proteins share a genomic window:
- the slc6a9 gene encoding sodium- and chloride-dependent glycine transporter 1, producing MVLENHVTEEWMDGGKKSVCMSDKEVQGANAAGAFMLPYFIMLVFCGIPLFFLELSFGQFASLGCLGVWKISPMFKGVGYGMMVVSTYIGIYYNVVICIAFYYFFMSMTNLLPWTYCNNPWNTPDCSGVVGSGAQLNGSLVNATTSLVAGVTEVVNRTKRTSPSEEYWKHYVLNISDDIGNFGEVRLPILGCLAVSWFVVFLCLIRGVKSSGKVVYFTATFPYVVLTILFIRGITLDGAINGIKYYLTPQWQKVLDAKVWGDAASQIFYSLGCAWGGLITMASYNKFHNNCFRDSIIISITNCATSVYAGFVIFFCLLETLVTAIVDEIGTDWIIRNKTVVTLSVAVVGFLLGVPLTTQAGIYWLLLMDNYAASFSLVIISCIMCICIMYIYGHRNYFKDVEMMLGFPPPLFFKVCWRFISPVIISFILIFTVIQYKPITYNDYVYPGWSLAIGFAMALSSVICIPIYGLYKISRSPGATFRERLKHACQAHPKWGPALAEHRTGRYAPTAPADTIEARPLKEKEKEELREEHKEEEKAKETEKKDEISLTIQGSNGSANTHNNPNPSA from the exons ATGGTCCTGGAGAACCATGTGACGGAGGAGTGGATGGACGGAGGGAAGAAGAGCGTCTGCATGTCTGACAAGGAGGTCCAGGGAGCTAACGCCGCAG GTGCCTTCATGCTGCCATACTTCATCATGTTGGTATTCTGCGGCATCCCTCTCTTCTTTCTCGAGTTATCCTTCGGTCAGTTTGCCAGCCTCGGCTGTCTGGGTGTCTGGAAGATTAGCCCGATGTTCAAAG GWGTTGGTTACGGCATGATGGTGGTGTCCACCTACATCGGGATCTACTACAATGTGGTCATATGCATCGCCTTCTACTACTTCTTCATGTCCATGACGAACCTGCTGCCCTGGACGTACTGCAACAACCCCTGGAACACGCCGGACTGCAGCGGGGTGGTCGGCAGCGGCGCCCAGCTGAACGGCAGCCTGGTGAACGCCACYACCAGCCTAGTAGCCGGGGTGACGGAGGTGGTCAACCGCACCAAGAGGACCAGCCCCAGCGAGGAGTACTGGAA GCACTATGTACTGAACATCTCTGATGACATAGGAAACTTCGGGGAGGTCCGCCTCCCCATCCTGGGCTGCCTGGCTGTTTCCTGGTTCGTGGTTTTCCTCTGCCTCATCAGGGGCGTGAAGTCTTCAGGAAAG GTGGTGTATTTCACAGCCACGTTCCCTTATGTCGTTTTGACTATTCTGTTCATCCGTGGGATCACGTTGGACGGAGCTATAAACGGCATTAAGTACTACCTGACTCCACAGTGGCAGAAGGTTCTTGATGCAAAG GTGTGGGGAGACGCTGCCTCGCAGATCTTCTACTCCCTGGGCTGTGCCTGGGGCGGCCTCATCACRATGGCTTCTTATAACAAGTTCCACAACAACTGTTTCAG AGACAGCATCATCATCAGCATAACTAACTGCGCCACCAGTGTGTACGCCGGCTTCGTCATTTTC TTCTGCCTGCTGGAGACGCTGGTGACGGCCATCGTGGACGAGATTGGCACAGACTGGATAATCAGAAACAAGACCGTGGTCACACTCTCAGTGGCCGTTGTGGGTTTCCTGCTGGGCGTCCCGCTCACCACGCAG GCAGGAATCTATTGGTTGTTGCTGATGGACAACTACGCTGCCAGTTTCTCTCTGGTCATCATCTCCTGCATCATGTGTATCTGTATCATGTATATCTATG GTCACAGGAACTACTTCAAGGATGTTGAGATGATGCTGggcttccctcctcctctcttcttcaAAGTCTGCTGGAGATTCATCTCACCTGTCATTATCTCT TTCATCCTGATCTTCACGGTCATCCAGTACAAGCCCATCACTTACAATGACTACGTGTATCCCGGCTGGTCCCTGGCCATCGGCTTCGCCATGGCCCTGTCCTCTGTGATTTGCATACCCATTTATGGCCTGTACAAGATTTCCAGGTCCCCAGGGGCCACCTTCAGAGAG CGGTTGAAGCACGCCTGCCAAGCGCATCCAAAGTGGGGCCCGGCCCTGGCCGAGCACAGAACAGGCCGCTACGCCCCCACGGCCCCCGCTGACACCATTGAGGCCCGACCcctgaaggagaaggagaaggaggagctAAGAGAAGAGcacaaggaggaggagaaagcgAAGGAGACGGAGAAGAAGGATGAGATCAGCCTCACCATCCAGGGAAGCAACGGCTCCGCCAACACACACAACAACCCCAACCCCAGTGCATAG